Genomic DNA from bacterium (Candidatus Blackallbacteria) CG13_big_fil_rev_8_21_14_2_50_49_14:
GGCTGGTTCGACTTCGACGTTCTGATCGCTACCGCCGATATGATGGCTCCGCTTTCTAAGCTGGGTAAAATCCTCGGCCCCAAGAAACTGATGCCCAACCCCAAAGCTGGTACTGTGGTCGCTCCCTCACCGGACGCGGTCAGCAAAGCAGTTACCGAATTCAAGGGCGGGAAAGTTGAATTCCGTAATGACCGTCAAGGCAATGTTCACGTTGCCATTGGCAAATCGTCTTTCGAGTCGATTCGTCTGATGCGGAATCTCTCTGCAGTTTACAATGCCATCATGAAAGTTAAGCCTTCCGCGGCTAAAGGGCAGTATATCAAGACTTTCGCCCTGTCTTCGACCATGGGTCCTGGTCTGCATGTAGACCTGGGTCGCCTGAACGAATTAGCTTCGGTTGAATAAGGAGAAAGACAATGGTTACCCTTGCCCAGAAACAAGATCGCGTTGTTGAACTGAAAGATCAGTTCTCACGCACCAAACTTGCAATGGTCTCTGATTTCAGAGGCCTCACCGTCAAGGAAATGACAACTCTTCGTCGCCGTCTGCAAGACGCTGGTGGGGATTACACGGTTGCCAAGAACACCTTGGTGCGCCGTGCCCTGAAAGAGACCGAAGGGATGCCCGCAATTGACAATTACCTGGAAGGCCCCACAGCCCTTGTCTTCGGGTTTTCTGATCCGGTAACGCCGGTCAAAACCCTGTTGGACTATTTCAAGGAAACCAAAAAGGAACTTGAAATCCGTGGTGGTATTGTTGAAGGTAAAGTGGTTTCTGCCAACGACCTGAAACAAATTGCAACCCTGCCCAGCCGTGAAGAAATGGTGGCCAAATTGATGGGCTCCATGCAGTCACCGGCCCAGGGCGTCGTCATCACCCTTTCTGGGGTGGCTCGGAATCTGGTCTATG
This window encodes:
- a CDS encoding 50S ribosomal protein L10 produces the protein MVTLAQKQDRVVELKDQFSRTKLAMVSDFRGLTVKEMTTLRRRLQDAGGDYTVAKNTLVRRALKETEGMPAIDNYLEGPTALVFGFSDPVTPVKTLLDYFKETKKELEIRGGIVEGKVVSANDLKQIATLPSREEMVAKLMGSMQSPAQGVVITLSGVARNLVYALEAVRKQKEENS
- a CDS encoding 50S ribosomal protein L1, whose amino-acid sequence is MARLTKRQKQIIELVGDQPNFSPSQAVELVKQASLAKFDETVEVAFCLGINPKHADQQVRSTVSLPEGTGQTVRVVVAAKGPAIKAAMEAGAVDAGADELIEKIQGGWFDFDVLIATADMMAPLSKLGKILGPKKLMPNPKAGTVVAPSPDAVSKAVTEFKGGKVEFRNDRQGNVHVAIGKSSFESIRLMRNLSAVYNAIMKVKPSAAKGQYIKTFALSSTMGPGLHVDLGRLNELASVE